Proteins encoded within one genomic window of Dyadobacter chenhuakuii:
- a CDS encoding alpha/beta fold hydrolase: protein MKYPVHAEGRFQFIDEGKGETLLLLHGLFGALSNWDGIIDHFSSRFRVIIPLLPIYELPPREAGLEALLAFLEDFVSFKNLANVTVIGNSLGGHIGLLYTLKNQENVHKLVLTGSSGLFENSMGGSFPKRGSYDYIKERVAYTFYDPEVATKDLVDEVFETTSSIPKCMSIVGIAKSAQRHNLAKDLHEINVPTLLVWGLNDTITPPHVGYEFNRLIAGSELHFIDHCCHAPMMERPHEFNVILESFLEKHISVPVA from the coding sequence ATGAAATATCCAGTACATGCAGAAGGTAGGTTTCAGTTTATCGACGAGGGAAAAGGCGAAACATTACTGCTTTTGCATGGTCTTTTCGGTGCGTTGAGCAACTGGGACGGCATCATAGATCATTTTTCCAGTCGCTTCCGCGTTATAATTCCTTTGCTTCCTATTTATGAACTGCCTCCGCGAGAAGCCGGATTGGAAGCGCTTTTAGCCTTTTTGGAAGATTTTGTGTCCTTTAAAAACCTGGCGAATGTGACCGTGATCGGAAACTCTCTGGGCGGCCACATTGGACTATTGTATACTTTAAAGAACCAGGAAAACGTTCACAAACTGGTTTTGACGGGAAGTTCGGGCTTATTTGAAAACTCAATGGGCGGCTCTTTCCCGAAGCGTGGCAGTTATGACTACATCAAAGAACGTGTTGCATATACATTCTACGATCCGGAAGTGGCAACCAAGGACCTGGTTGACGAAGTTTTCGAAACCACGTCGAGCATTCCTAAATGCATGAGCATTGTGGGCATAGCAAAATCTGCGCAGCGACATAATCTTGCGAAAGATCTGCATGAAATCAATGTTCCTACGTTATTGGTCTGGGGATTGAATGATACGATCACGCCGCCGCATGTGGGCTATGAATTTAACAGGCTTATTGCGGGTTCGGAGCTGCATTTTATTGATCACTGCTGCCATGCGCCCATGATGGAACGCCCTCATGAATTTAATGTGATACTGGAAAGCTTTCTGGAAAAACATATTTCAGTGCCTGTTGCCTGA
- the nuoL gene encoding NADH-quinone oxidoreductase subunit L yields MSASLLILIPLLPLIGFLINGIGFKTIPKGAVGIIGTLAVVASFVLSVMTFQAFIAAGSQPVIVPLFDWITVGNLNIPFSFQVDQLSLLMLMIITGVGSLIHIYSIGYMHHDEGFGKFFAYLNLFLFFMLLLVLGSNYVIMFIGWEGVGLCSYLLIGFWNKNTNYNNAARKAFIMNRVGDLGFLLGIFTIISTFGSVEYLEVFSQATDFEIGDPVIIMITLFLFIGAMGKSAQIPLYTWLPDAMAGPTPVSALIHAATMVTAGIYMVIRSNVLYSLAPSTLEIVGIIGAATALFAASIGLLQNDIKKVLAYSTVSQLGYMFMGLGAMAYSASMFHVITHAFFKALLFLGAGSVIHAMSDEQDIRSMGGLRKKLPITFLTFLIATIAISGIPPFAGFFSKDEILAHVFEHNKLLWVIGVLGSLMTSFYMFRLLFLTFFGTFRGTHEQEHHLHESPASMTIPLVILAVLSALGGFIGVPEALHGTHHLAEFMSPLYDASRQVNPEAFLPTELSHSEEYLLMGVSVAVALVSAVVAYVMYVQKASVPAPDSQPKSALQGLVYNKYYVDELYDNVFVKPIKTLSNILYSFGEFFIDLVVNAFVRLTQFFAGLLKKTQTGSTGDYVFAMVLGIVVILFWKLLL; encoded by the coding sequence ATGTCTGCATCATTACTCATTCTGATTCCTTTGTTACCGCTGATTGGTTTCCTGATCAACGGAATCGGATTTAAGACTATACCCAAAGGCGCTGTCGGCATTATCGGAACATTGGCTGTTGTGGCGAGTTTCGTGCTGTCGGTGATGACTTTTCAAGCTTTTATAGCGGCTGGCAGTCAGCCGGTTATCGTGCCGCTTTTCGATTGGATCACAGTTGGCAACCTCAACATTCCGTTCTCTTTCCAGGTCGATCAGCTTTCGCTTTTAATGCTGATGATCATTACCGGAGTCGGTTCGCTGATCCACATTTATTCCATCGGCTACATGCATCACGATGAAGGTTTTGGTAAGTTTTTCGCTTATCTGAACCTGTTTTTGTTCTTCATGCTGCTGCTTGTTCTGGGTTCCAATTATGTGATCATGTTCATTGGCTGGGAAGGCGTTGGATTGTGCTCTTACCTGCTGATCGGATTTTGGAATAAAAACACAAATTACAACAATGCTGCCCGCAAGGCATTCATTATGAACCGGGTAGGAGATTTAGGTTTCCTACTGGGGATTTTTACAATCATCTCCACATTCGGTTCGGTTGAATATCTTGAGGTTTTCAGCCAGGCAACGGATTTTGAAATCGGTGATCCCGTGATCATCATGATTACATTGTTCCTGTTTATCGGAGCTATGGGAAAATCGGCTCAAATTCCGTTGTACACGTGGTTACCGGATGCAATGGCGGGTCCTACGCCTGTTTCGGCGCTGATCCACGCGGCTACGATGGTTACGGCCGGGATTTACATGGTGATCCGTTCCAATGTCCTCTATTCACTGGCGCCTTCCACATTGGAAATCGTCGGCATTATCGGTGCGGCGACGGCGTTGTTTGCGGCTTCGATTGGTCTTTTACAAAATGACATTAAGAAAGTCCTGGCCTACTCCACTGTGAGTCAGCTGGGTTATATGTTTATGGGCTTGGGTGCGATGGCTTATTCGGCTTCAATGTTCCACGTTATTACGCACGCATTCTTTAAAGCATTGCTATTCCTTGGAGCAGGAAGCGTGATTCATGCCATGTCCGATGAGCAAGATATCCGTTCGATGGGCGGCTTGCGGAAAAAGCTTCCTATCACGTTCCTCACATTCCTGATTGCAACCATTGCCATCTCCGGAATTCCGCCGTTTGCAGGATTTTTCTCCAAAGATGAGATCCTTGCACACGTTTTCGAGCACAACAAATTGCTTTGGGTAATCGGGGTTTTGGGCTCGTTAATGACCTCATTCTATATGTTCCGCCTATTGTTCCTGACATTCTTCGGAACATTCCGGGGCACGCACGAGCAGGAGCATCATTTGCACGAATCGCCTGCTTCTATGACGATTCCGCTGGTTATTTTGGCGGTTCTGTCTGCGTTAGGCGGATTTATTGGCGTACCGGAAGCATTGCATGGCACACATCATCTGGCTGAATTCATGAGCCCGTTGTATGACGCGTCTCGTCAGGTGAATCCTGAGGCTTTCTTGCCAACGGAGCTTTCGCACTCAGAGGAATATCTGTTAATGGGCGTTTCGGTGGCTGTGGCGTTGGTATCGGCGGTTGTGGCTTATGTTATGTATGTGCAAAAGGCTTCGGTTCCGGCACCGGATTCTCAGCCAAAATCAGCGTTGCAAGGTTTGGTGTACAACAAATATTATGTGGATGAGCTCTACGATAATGTATTTGTGAAGCCTATCAAAACCTTATCCAATATCCTTTACAGTTTTGGAGAGTTCTTTATTGATCTGGTGGTCAATGCTTTCGTAAGACTTACCCAATTCTTTGCAGGGCTTTTGAAGAAAACACAGACCGGTTCCACGGGCGATTATGTGTTTGCCATGGTTCTGGGCATTGTGGTTATCCTGTTTTGGAAGCTTTTACTTTGA
- a CDS encoding NAD kinase: MKIAIHGRNFNESARPFIENMFNELSRRKVEVQLSKPFRNFLDQNGITHYSELVYEKPDELFDARLIVSMGGDGTLLETISHVGKRQIPAIGINVGRLGFLATVPPERITDMIQALENNQYRIDERTLVEIESNIDLFDGQNFGLNDFTITKTDTSSMITVHTYLNDEFLNSYWADGLIISTPTGSTGYSLSCGGPVLVPHSQNFIITPISPHNLNVRPLVLEDTAVIRLEVKSRSNNFLVSLDARSRVVDENTLLTVRKAGFIARLIKMHDDSFLNTLRSKLSWGLDMRN; the protein is encoded by the coding sequence ATGAAAATAGCAATTCACGGACGCAACTTTAATGAGTCCGCCCGCCCGTTCATTGAAAACATGTTCAATGAGCTGTCTCGCCGGAAAGTTGAAGTCCAGCTCTCCAAACCCTTTCGGAATTTTCTGGATCAGAACGGGATCACGCACTACTCAGAGCTTGTTTACGAAAAACCCGACGAACTTTTTGACGCACGCCTGATCGTGAGTATGGGCGGGGACGGAACATTGCTTGAAACCATTTCACATGTTGGAAAAAGGCAGATCCCGGCCATAGGGATCAATGTGGGCAGGCTTGGTTTTCTGGCCACCGTTCCTCCTGAGCGGATCACAGATATGATCCAGGCGCTGGAAAACAACCAATACAGGATCGACGAAAGGACATTAGTAGAAATAGAATCCAATATCGATTTATTTGATGGCCAGAATTTCGGTTTAAATGATTTCACGATCACAAAAACCGATACTTCGTCCATGATTACGGTTCACACCTATCTCAATGATGAGTTTCTGAACTCCTACTGGGCCGACGGCCTGATCATTTCTACTCCCACCGGCTCAACAGGTTATTCGCTCAGCTGCGGCGGACCGGTTCTTGTTCCGCATTCCCAAAATTTCATTATTACGCCCATCAGCCCGCATAATTTGAATGTCCGACCTTTGGTTTTAGAAGATACTGCGGTCATCAGACTGGAAGTAAAAAGCCGCAGCAACAATTTTCTGGTCTCTCTGGATGCAAGGTCAAGGGTTGTTGATGAAAACACCTTACTAACCGTTAGAAAAGCCGGGTTCATCGCGCGATTAATAAAAATGCACGACGACAGTTTCCTTAATACATTGCGAAGCAAGCTTTCCTGGGGATTGGATATGCGGAATTAA
- a CDS encoding alpha/beta hydrolase, producing MTPRKAFSTTLGFCILLISSSTFQAFAQTVMPLYPDKIPNSIQVPDEETNVDQIARKVSRPTLTVYLPPASASTGAAVIVCPGGGYGVLVMEREGHQVAKALNKAGIAAMVLKYRLPDDKIMSDKSLGPLQDAQQAIKTVREQAEKWKINQAKIGIMGFSAGGHLAATAGTHYDSTFIANPMKTSLRPDFMILVYPVISLMDLIGHKGSSSNLLGKTPTKEKLKYFSNELQVTKSTPPTFLTHAGDDTVVPVSNSIQFYEALNAVSIPADMHIYSKGEHGYLKTPAFSEWFGRCLHWMKVNEFLPSK from the coding sequence ATGACGCCCCGAAAAGCATTTTCTACAACTCTCGGATTCTGTATCTTACTCATTTCATCCAGCACTTTTCAGGCGTTTGCCCAGACAGTCATGCCGCTTTATCCCGACAAAATTCCGAACTCCATTCAAGTGCCGGATGAGGAGACGAATGTTGATCAGATCGCTAGGAAAGTGTCCCGGCCCACATTAACGGTTTATCTGCCGCCTGCGTCAGCCTCAACCGGAGCAGCAGTGATCGTTTGTCCGGGCGGTGGTTACGGCGTGCTAGTGATGGAGCGAGAGGGACACCAGGTGGCCAAAGCGCTTAACAAAGCGGGCATTGCAGCGATGGTACTGAAATACAGGTTGCCGGACGACAAAATTATGTCCGATAAGTCGCTGGGGCCGTTACAGGATGCGCAGCAGGCGATCAAGACGGTCCGGGAACAGGCGGAAAAATGGAAGATTAACCAGGCAAAGATTGGCATTATGGGCTTCTCAGCAGGCGGACATTTAGCCGCGACCGCAGGGACACATTATGACAGCACATTTATTGCCAACCCAATGAAAACCAGCCTCAGGCCGGATTTTATGATCCTGGTATATCCGGTGATCAGTTTGATGGACCTTATCGGGCATAAAGGTTCGAGCAGCAATCTGCTCGGAAAGACGCCGACGAAGGAGAAGCTTAAATATTTTTCCAATGAACTGCAAGTCACCAAAAGCACGCCACCCACGTTTTTGACGCATGCGGGTGATGACACGGTTGTGCCGGTTTCCAACAGCATTCAGTTTTATGAGGCGCTTAATGCGGTGAGCATTCCAGCCGATATGCACATTTATTCCAAAGGCGAGCACGGGTATCTCAAAACGCCTGCTTTCAGCGAGTGGTTTGGTCGTTGCCTGCATTGGATGAAAGTCAACGAATTTTTGCCTTCAAAATAA
- a CDS encoding complex I subunit 4 family protein, which translates to MLTLLLILLPIAAGVLTLLSGERLAKQVALVSGLAVLGVSIATWLQFDPAAGTQFSFKYAWLASRGISFAAGIDGISLVLVLLTTFLTPLIILSAFNHDYRKPASFYSLILFMEAALIGVFTATDAFLFYLFFEAALIPVYFLAAIWGGENRLKVTFKFFIYTIFGSLLMLVGLVYLYYQTPGTHTSEITAFYALQLAKPVQGFIFWAFFIAFAIKMPLFPFHTWQPDTYTESPTPATMLLSGIMLKMGVYGLIRFLLPIVPGGMETWGTMAMVLSVIGIIYGSIIAIQQSDMKRLIAYSSFAHVGLMAAGVFSYSINGLQGALIQMLAHGINVIGLFFIIDIIYSRTKTRYLDQLGGITQSTPHLSVYFMILLLGSVALPLTNGFVGEFLLLSSVFQYDGWLGAIAGLTIILGSVYMLRMFQKSMFGPRSKWVEGFQDLTMSERAVLLPLVIMVFWIGIYPNTFLKLTEPAVSQLLQMVNN; encoded by the coding sequence ATGCTTACTCTTCTGTTAATACTTTTACCCATTGCCGCAGGTGTTCTTACGCTTCTCTCAGGCGAACGCCTCGCGAAGCAAGTTGCTTTGGTGAGCGGTCTGGCTGTGCTTGGCGTTTCCATTGCGACGTGGCTGCAATTTGATCCGGCAGCGGGAACCCAATTCAGCTTTAAATACGCCTGGCTCGCTTCCAGAGGCATTTCCTTCGCCGCAGGCATTGACGGCATCAGCCTTGTTCTGGTTCTGCTGACGACATTTCTGACACCGCTTATCATCCTTTCGGCTTTCAACCATGATTACAGGAAGCCTGCTTCCTTTTATTCGCTGATCTTGTTCATGGAAGCCGCCTTAATCGGTGTTTTCACGGCCACGGATGCGTTTTTGTTCTATCTGTTTTTCGAAGCGGCGCTGATTCCGGTTTACTTCCTGGCAGCGATATGGGGTGGAGAAAATCGTCTGAAAGTAACATTCAAGTTCTTCATTTACACCATTTTCGGAAGCTTGTTAATGCTGGTTGGACTCGTTTATCTGTATTACCAAACACCCGGCACGCATACTTCTGAGATCACCGCATTTTACGCATTGCAACTTGCCAAACCGGTTCAGGGCTTCATCTTCTGGGCGTTCTTTATTGCCTTTGCAATTAAAATGCCTTTGTTCCCATTCCATACATGGCAACCAGACACTTACACAGAATCGCCTACACCAGCAACCATGCTCCTTTCCGGTATTATGCTGAAAATGGGGGTTTATGGTCTGATCCGGTTCCTGCTTCCGATCGTTCCGGGCGGAATGGAAACCTGGGGCACGATGGCGATGGTCCTTTCCGTGATCGGCATCATTTACGGTTCTATCATTGCCATTCAGCAGAGCGATATGAAGCGTTTGATCGCTTATTCGTCTTTTGCGCACGTTGGTTTGATGGCCGCAGGTGTTTTCTCTTATTCGATCAATGGCTTGCAAGGCGCATTGATTCAAATGCTTGCGCACGGAATCAATGTGATCGGGCTGTTTTTCATCATTGATATTATTTACAGCCGCACCAAAACACGTTATCTGGATCAGCTTGGCGGCATCACGCAGAGCACACCGCATTTGAGCGTTTACTTTATGATCCTGCTCCTGGGAAGCGTTGCGCTTCCGTTAACAAATGGTTTTGTAGGCGAATTCCTGTTACTATCCAGCGTTTTCCAATACGATGGCTGGCTGGGCGCAATTGCAGGACTTACCATCATTCTGGGGTCCGTTTATATGCTGCGGATGTTCCAAAAATCAATGTTCGGCCCGCGTTCCAAGTGGGTTGAAGGATTCCAGGATCTTACCATGAGTGAGCGCGCTGTGCTTTTGCCTTTGGTGATCATGGTTTTCTGGATCGGCATTTACCCCAACACATTTCTGAAATTAACAGAGCCAGCTGTAAGTCAACTTTTACAAATGGTTAATAACTAG
- a CDS encoding CBS domain-containing protein has protein sequence MLAATLINPMIPVLKLTDSVSTALDWMDEFGVKQLVVADAGIYQGIVSEDILYDVTDNSDPLAKIIIQHKDIFASEDQHPYELLRLVNQFGLLIIPVLHEDRSFAGSILVNDLIEHFVNELGVQEKGAVIVLKIAERSYSLSEISRLIESNGTKVLSSYYSSGESYNPLNEAKLTLKLNRTHITPIIATLERFGYEIEEAHANDPIESVDQERLDMLLRYLAT, from the coding sequence ATGCTTGCTGCTACCCTGATTAATCCCATGATCCCAGTCCTGAAACTGACCGATTCGGTTAGCACGGCATTGGACTGGATGGATGAATTTGGTGTAAAGCAGCTTGTCGTGGCAGATGCCGGCATTTATCAGGGAATTGTGTCCGAGGACATTCTTTATGATGTCACGGATAATTCGGACCCGCTTGCGAAGATCATTATCCAGCACAAGGATATTTTTGCTTCCGAAGACCAGCATCCTTACGAACTTTTACGGCTTGTAAATCAATTCGGCTTGCTGATTATACCGGTTTTGCATGAAGACCGGAGTTTCGCAGGAAGTATTTTAGTAAATGATCTGATCGAACATTTCGTCAATGAGCTGGGTGTTCAGGAAAAAGGAGCTGTTATAGTGCTTAAAATTGCCGAACGCAGCTATTCGCTTTCAGAGATCAGCCGTTTGATCGAATCCAACGGCACAAAGGTCCTGAGCAGCTATTATTCGTCCGGAGAAAGCTACAATCCGCTGAACGAAGCGAAGCTTACATTAAAACTCAACCGGACGCACATTACGCCTATTATCGCTACACTCGAGCGTTTTGGTTATGAAATTGAAGAAGCGCATGCCAATGACCCCATCGAAAGCGTAGATCAGGAGCGATTGGATATGCTTTTGAGATACCTTGCCACCTGA
- the nuoK gene encoding NADH-quinone oxidoreductase subunit NuoK, producing the protein MIPNPNIPEVNIPAVIQNIPLQHYLILSTLLFVIGIIGVLTRRNAIIIFMSVELMLNAANLLLIAFSSYRSDPSGQVFVFFIMAVAAAEVAVGLAIIVMIYRNTRNTDIGFLNKLKW; encoded by the coding sequence ATGATCCCAAACCCCAATATTCCAGAGGTCAATATACCGGCGGTTATTCAGAATATTCCCCTTCAACATTATCTAATTCTCAGCACTTTACTTTTTGTAATCGGCATTATCGGCGTACTTACACGTCGCAATGCGATCATCATTTTCATGTCTGTGGAATTGATGCTGAATGCTGCCAACTTGCTCCTTATCGCGTTTTCTTCTTATAGATCTGACCCTTCCGGGCAGGTTTTTGTGTTTTTTATCATGGCCGTCGCCGCTGCGGAAGTAGCTGTGGGACTGGCGATTATCGTAATGATTTACCGGAACACAAGAAATACGGACATTGGATTCCTTAACAAATTGAAGTGGTAA
- a CDS encoding aminotransferase class I/II-fold pyridoxal phosphate-dependent enzyme translates to MKTFQTNHLPGRTVLTGNCETYLWLSGTDYLGMGHDEVFRSFLYEGLERYGMHFGSSRNNTLRLSVYTETEEKLADWIGSESALLISSGMWAGQCVMKIIEQVIYKSGNSQSIQYHYAPKVHPALWGNEHKVYAGPWADWAQNVIREVRESPEDTAHIICTDAVGSPLVEAFDFSIFSSLPLRGNVWIVVDESHTLGVCGESANGLYKSILTLGKANVVMASSLNKALGIPAGVIACDARIAETIRSSAWFSGASPTAPAYAYALKRLLEIEHYKTQSDLLITKVEHFSNHLQSPHLFQSIPGYPVFCCEGSALFETLLVKGIMASCFSYPSVNDAPVTRIAVTTLHQKEDLDRLAEVCNNFIS, encoded by the coding sequence GTGAAAACTTTTCAAACCAACCATCTTCCCGGCCGCACTGTGTTAACCGGCAATTGCGAGACATATCTTTGGCTCAGCGGAACAGATTATCTGGGAATGGGACACGACGAAGTTTTTCGTAGTTTCCTATATGAAGGTCTGGAACGATATGGAATGCATTTCGGAAGCTCACGGAATAACACACTTCGCTTGTCTGTCTATACTGAGACGGAAGAAAAACTGGCAGATTGGATAGGATCAGAATCTGCATTATTAATTTCATCGGGAATGTGGGCAGGGCAATGTGTGATGAAAATCATTGAGCAGGTGATTTATAAATCGGGCAACTCTCAATCTATTCAATATCATTACGCACCCAAGGTGCATCCCGCATTATGGGGAAATGAGCACAAAGTATATGCTGGTCCCTGGGCGGACTGGGCACAAAACGTTATCCGGGAAGTCAGAGAAAGCCCTGAGGATACTGCTCACATCATTTGTACAGATGCCGTTGGCTCGCCTCTCGTTGAAGCATTTGATTTTTCAATTTTTTCAAGCTTGCCATTGCGGGGCAATGTCTGGATCGTGGTGGACGAGTCGCATACATTAGGCGTATGTGGAGAATCAGCAAATGGCCTTTATAAATCAATTTTGACGCTTGGAAAGGCCAATGTCGTGATGGCTTCCTCGCTCAACAAAGCATTAGGCATTCCTGCTGGCGTTATCGCCTGTGATGCGCGGATAGCCGAAACGATTCGCAGTTCCGCCTGGTTCTCCGGAGCATCCCCAACCGCGCCCGCATATGCCTACGCTTTGAAAAGGCTTTTGGAAATAGAACATTACAAGACCCAAAGTGATCTGCTGATCACAAAGGTTGAACATTTCTCGAATCACTTACAGTCTCCTCACCTGTTTCAAAGCATCCCAGGCTATCCTGTATTCTGCTGCGAAGGCTCCGCTTTGTTTGAGACGTTGTTGGTAAAAGGCATTATGGCATCATGCTTTTCCTATCCGAGCGTCAACGATGCTCCCGTCACCAGGATCGCCGTCACCACGCTCCACCAAAAAGAAGACCTCGACCGATTGGCCGAGGTCTGTAATAACTTTATTTCTTAA
- a CDS encoding NADH-quinone oxidoreductase subunit N, translated as MYPIILLSVLGVVTLFLGFSKSKNVLLPAVLFFLVLAIASNFVEWNKGPLLYFYDMLRVDNLTLAFNGIVLLSAFMIVAISGGFQENPDSEPAEYFGLMLFSLVGALMMIGFEHMIMLFIGVEILSVAMYILTGSNKRNLRSNEAALKYFLMGAFATGFMLFGMTLIYGATGSFKLSHIHGFASNIQADAQPYILYAGLLLLLIGMLFKVSAAPFHFWTPDVYEGAPTIFTTFMSTIVKTAGFAALFRLLNTSFSEIYGFWWIIIATIAVLTLLVGNIGATSQNSFKRMLAYSGISHAGYMLIALTALTKPSQNAIVFYSLAYSLSTICAFGVLMLVSREKTLEGQPNERYEAFNGLAKQNPMLAFVLAVSMLSLAGIPLTAGFWGKFFIFTSAADRGIIWITVIAVLMSAVGIYYYFRVIISSYLKEGDLIKIRVAPFYQVILLLATFLTILFGLAPGVFEGLL; from the coding sequence ATGTATCCCATTATATTGTTGTCTGTTCTTGGCGTCGTAACCCTGTTTCTGGGCTTTTCGAAATCAAAGAATGTTTTGCTTCCTGCCGTATTATTTTTCCTTGTCCTGGCTATTGCGAGCAATTTCGTGGAGTGGAACAAAGGACCGCTGCTTTATTTTTATGATATGCTGCGGGTTGATAATCTGACACTTGCATTCAACGGCATCGTGCTGCTATCGGCTTTTATGATCGTGGCGATTTCAGGAGGCTTCCAGGAAAACCCTGATTCCGAGCCAGCAGAATATTTTGGGTTAATGCTTTTCTCGCTGGTTGGTGCGTTGATGATGATCGGTTTTGAGCACATGATCATGCTTTTTATCGGTGTGGAAATCTTGTCTGTCGCGATGTACATTTTGACAGGAAGCAACAAACGCAACCTGCGTTCCAATGAAGCTGCATTGAAATACTTCTTGATGGGCGCTTTCGCAACGGGCTTTATGCTTTTCGGCATGACCTTGATTTACGGGGCAACAGGCTCATTCAAACTCAGCCACATTCACGGTTTTGCTTCGAACATTCAGGCAGATGCACAGCCTTATATCTTATATGCGGGATTGCTTTTGCTGTTAATCGGCATGTTGTTCAAAGTTTCGGCTGCGCCATTCCACTTCTGGACGCCGGATGTTTATGAAGGAGCACCGACGATCTTTACCACATTCATGTCTACAATTGTGAAAACAGCCGGTTTTGCTGCTCTTTTCCGTTTGTTAAACACCTCATTCAGTGAAATATATGGCTTTTGGTGGATCATTATCGCAACCATTGCCGTGCTTACTTTACTCGTGGGGAACATTGGTGCAACGAGTCAGAACAGCTTTAAAAGAATGCTGGCCTATTCCGGGATTTCACATGCGGGTTATATGCTTATCGCTTTAACCGCATTGACCAAGCCTTCCCAAAATGCAATCGTATTTTACTCCCTGGCTTATTCATTGTCAACGATCTGTGCTTTTGGCGTACTAATGTTGGTTTCCAGAGAAAAAACACTCGAAGGACAGCCTAACGAACGCTACGAAGCATTTAATGGTCTGGCTAAACAAAATCCTATGCTGGCATTCGTGCTCGCGGTTTCCATGCTATCATTGGCAGGGATTCCTCTGACAGCTGGTTTTTGGGGTAAATTTTTCATCTTCACCAGCGCGGCAGACAGAGGAATTATCTGGATCACCGTTATTGCCGTGTTGATGTCCGCGGTGGGTATTTATTACTATTTCCGCGTGATCATTTCGTCTTATTTAAAAGAAGGAGATTTGATCAAGATCCGCGTTGCCCCATTTTATCAGGTGATTTTATTGCTTGCCACATTCCTGACTATCCTCTTCGGACTTGCTCCCGGCGTGTTTGAAGGCCTGTTATAA
- a CDS encoding dipeptide epimerase: MQLIYHTFDLQLRHTFTIAHDSRDVQPTLIVELRDGHLSGLGEATSNPYYGITIPNMIESLETAKTIIEGGAYQSAEELWDLVHPLLQNNSFAQCALDEAAHDLFAKKKNQKLYESWGLNIDNIPLTNFTIGIDTVEKMVSKMKELPWPVYKIKLGTNEDLRIVSELRKHTNALFRVDANCAWTAEQTIAFAPGLKKLGVEFIEQPLAANDIEGMKKVFAECVLPVIADESCIIESDVKSCHGLFYGINVKLTKCGGPTAAKRMIAEAKSLGMKTMIGCMTETSVGISSIAHFLPLLDYVDMDGSLLINNDPASGVTFDYGRIIFPNRTGSGAMLNA, encoded by the coding sequence ATGCAACTGATCTATCACACATTTGACCTGCAACTCAGGCATACATTCACCATTGCGCACGATTCACGCGATGTACAGCCAACATTGATTGTAGAACTCCGTGACGGCCATTTGAGCGGCCTGGGAGAAGCAACCAGCAACCCCTACTACGGCATTACGATCCCGAATATGATCGAGTCGCTAGAAACTGCGAAAACGATTATTGAAGGTGGCGCCTATCAAAGTGCCGAAGAGCTTTGGGACCTGGTGCATCCACTTTTGCAAAACAATTCCTTTGCACAATGCGCCCTGGATGAAGCCGCTCATGATCTATTCGCCAAAAAGAAAAATCAAAAGCTTTATGAAAGTTGGGGGTTAAATATTGATAACATCCCGCTCACCAATTTCACGATCGGCATTGATACGGTTGAGAAAATGGTATCCAAAATGAAAGAGCTCCCCTGGCCTGTTTACAAGATAAAATTAGGCACCAACGAAGACCTTCGTATTGTATCTGAATTGCGTAAACACACGAATGCGCTGTTCCGCGTAGATGCAAATTGTGCCTGGACGGCAGAGCAAACCATTGCCTTTGCACCAGGATTGAAGAAGCTTGGCGTTGAATTTATCGAACAACCGCTGGCTGCGAATGACATCGAAGGCATGAAAAAAGTCTTTGCCGAATGTGTGCTTCCTGTGATCGCCGATGAAAGCTGCATTATTGAAAGTGATGTAAAATCCTGCCACGGCTTGTTTTACGGCATCAATGTAAAGCTTACCAAATGCGGCGGACCTACTGCCGCAAAACGCATGATAGCAGAAGCTAAAAGTCTAGGAATGAAAACAATGATCGGCTGTATGACCGAGACAAGCGTTGGGATCTCTTCCATTGCACACTTCCTGCCATTGCTGGATTATGTGGATATGGACGGCTCACTGTTAATCAACAATGATCCGGCATCCGGTGTAACCTTTGACTACGGACGCATTATCTTTCCTAACCGCACAGGCTCCGGCGCAATGCTTAATGCCTGA